In Bacteroidetes bacterium SB0662_bin_6, the sequence TGATCGACTTTGAGCGCGGCGCCAAAGTCTCGGGAGCCGGATTTCCGTTTTATACAGGCAAGGGAGCGCGCTTGCAACGGGCGCTGATGAATTACTTTCTGGACCTCGCCGTAGATCAGGGGGGCTACGAAGAAATGCAGGCGCCCCTGCTCGTCAATGCGGACAGTGCGCGCGGCACCGGGCAACTGCCCGATAAGGAGGACCTCATGTACGAAGTGTCCCGGGACGGATTGTACCTGATCCCCACCGCCGAGGTACCGGTTACGAACGTGCATCGCGCAGAGATTCTTGACGGGAGCCGCCTGCCGGTCAAATATGCGGCCTGGACCCCGTGCTTCCGGCGAGAGGCCGGTTCGTACGGCAAGGATGTGCGCGGACTGAACCGCCTGCACCAGTTCGACAAGGTGGAATTGGTCTGGTTTACCCGGCCGGAGCACAGTTACGAGGCGCTGGAAACGCTGCGCAACGATGCGGAGCGCCCGCTGAAGGCGCTGGAACTGCCCTATCGCGTACTGCTGATGTGCACCGGGGACATGGGGTTTGCGCAAGCCAAAAAATACGACCTGGAAGTATGGAGCCCGGGCCAGGGCCGGTGGCTCGAAGTGTCCTCCATATCGAACTTCGAGGATTTTCAGGCCCGGCGGATGCAGATTCGGTGTCGGCTCGAAGACCGCAAAAAACCGGCGCTCGTGCATACGCTCAATGGATCGGGACTGGCATTTCCCCGTATAGTAGCAGCGCTCCTCGAACAATACCAGCAGGGCGACGGGACCATTGCCATCCCGGATGCGCTGCAACCCTACACCGGCTTCGATCGCATCGGGTAAACCGCATGACTGCACGACGTTCTTTCGCAGAACGCCTTTCGGCCCGTCAGGCAGAAAC encodes:
- the serS gene encoding serine--tRNA ligase; translated protein: MINIQVLRENPERIRQAIRDKGIGDPELVDQLTELDRRRRDHLAALQEAQARSNAVSKDIGIYMQSGRADEAKALIEESSQLKTSIRERQEAAAQANEDLERGLLEIPNLPHPDVPLGHTPEDNKIIARHGVQRTFDFDPLSHWELAERHGLIDFERGAKVSGAGFPFYTGKGARLQRALMNYFLDLAVDQGGYEEMQAPLLVNADSARGTGQLPDKEDLMYEVSRDGLYLIPTAEVPVTNVHRAEILDGSRLPVKYAAWTPCFRREAGSYGKDVRGLNRLHQFDKVELVWFTRPEHSYEALETLRNDAERPLKALELPYRVLLMCTGDMGFAQAKKYDLEVWSPGQGRWLEVSSISNFEDFQARRMQIRCRLEDRKKPALVHTLNGSGLAFPRIVAALLEQYQQGDGTIAIPDALQPYTGFDRIG